Sequence from the Pyrobaculum neutrophilum V24Sta genome:
CCGGTGGTAAAGCCTATCTTCCTCTGCCCCACGAGGCCCTCCATTAGGTACCTCCCCACGAGCTTGACAACCCCGCTGTGGCGGCTTGTGTCGTGGACGACAAGCCAAACCCCGTCCACGTAGAGGGCCGAGGTGTGCATAGCCAGCTCGGGCTCGACATGCCAAACCGTGTATTTGGCGAACTCCCTCGCGAGGTCGACGGCGACGTCCAGCGGAACCTCGACGCCTTTCTTAAACTTAACGAGGGGCGCCACGCCGCAGTCCTCCGTATATGTAGAAACCGCGGCTGCTCTCCCCCTCGACACCTCGGCCCAGATCCTCCTACCCTCTATTTTTAGGCCGGCTTGGGATAGGTCGTCTATGTACCCCTCCGAGTATAAGTAGCCGTAGGCTAGAGCCTCCAGATCGACCGGAGCCGTTATGAATACGGCTGACCTCTCGCCGTTTACGTAGACCTCGACCTCAGCATCTACAGCTATCTTGATTCCCCCTACTTCTTTATACATGGCGTAACCACGAGGCCGCACCTCCTGCAGTGCCCGGCGAAAACTCCGTTCACAGCGACTCCCCGGTGGATCTCGTCTAGCTCCATGCCGTATTTCGCGGCTATTGCGGCGACAAGACTGCTTTTAACCCCCCGGAGGAGAGCCGCCACGGCCAGCTCCAGCCACGTGCCGGGATGCGTATCTGCAAGCGACGCAAAAAAGCCGCAGATCTCATCTCTGTCAAACTGGCCGAACTCCCTCTTGACTGCCTCAGCCAAAACGTCGTCGCAACCGAAGGCCCGGTAGTAGGCTAGGTAGGCACCCGCGTTGGCCTCGCATCTGCCTGCTCCACAGCGGAGAGCCCCGTCTCTGTTCAATTTCTCAACGGCGTAGTAGACGGTTGAGTTTGAAAACGGGGAGAGGGAGGCGAGGCGGTAGACGGAAAAGGACCCCAACTCCAGAGCCCTCCTCAAAACCCATCTGACAGACACGCACAATTATAATTATGTACAATATAAATTTTCACCCGAAGCCCGAGCCTGCGCCTGCCGCCTCCTCCCCCGTAGGCACTGTGGCGTTGGTGGGGGTGAAGGTTGGCAGTGTTACGTTTGCCGTGAAGTTAAGCGTCTGGGCGTGGCTTGGGTAGAGGTAGGGCGTTAGGAGGATCAGCCCAGCCGCGGACACGGCGGCGAGGGCCAGCACCCCGATGAGGAGGTAGGCGGCAAGGCTAGGCCTAGTCGCCATCTCTATCGCCCCCCTTGGGCATGTATAGGTGCAGAGGCCGCAACCGGTGCAACGTGAGTAGAGGACGCGGGGAGGCTTCAGAGCGCCGGTGGGGCATGTTCTTACACAGAGGTTGCATTTTGCGCACCTCCGCCCGTCTATCGCCGCGACTCTCCTAGTTAGCTTCATAGCGAGAGGGCTCGGGCCAGCCCCTCTCTGTGGGCCACCGAGAGGTGGGCCAGGTAGCGCTGCACGTCGAGATCTCCCGTTAGTATGAACTCCTCGACGGGGGTCGGCTTGGGCTCCCTGAGGTAGATCCACTCGCCGCATCCCCTCAGCGTGAGGAAGTCGATGTAGTTGTCCACAACGACGAAGTCCCCCTCCACACAGCCGCCTAGTCTTGGGAACTCGATTTTCACATCAGCCTCAACCCCCCGTAGCTTGAGGAAGGCCAGTTGCGCCGCTTGATACATCGCCCTTTCCCGGCCTTTTACCAGGTCGGGGTCGTAGTAGCACCTAACCTCGAACCTCTTGGTAAGGCCGTGCAACTGTCTAATGAGGCCCTCCCCCCTCGCGTAGAAGGCGTCGGAGAAGCCCGTCTTCTCGAGCAGTTGCCTCTTTGAGAGGCGGCCGTAGGCATGGGAGATGAGGAGGGGGCAGTGGGCCAGTGGGAGGGAGAGGGTTTTGCCCCTCCCCCTCAGGAGGTTTATCAAAAAGGGGTGGGTTTCGGGGACGGAGTATATGTATATCACGGAAGCTCGCGGAGGTCCGGCACCTTCGGAGGCCAGTAGTAGGCAGACTTGGCGGGCTTGGGGCCTATGCCCAGGCCCCACAGGAAGGTGCGCCTCATCCTGACCAAGTCGGGCCTCGCGCAACCGGGCGCGCCGGGCTTGGGGCACAGCACCTCTCCCCTGATTATGCCGAGTATACGTGGGAACTCCAGCCTCAGCCCGCCCCACCTCTGGGACCACAGGCTGTATATGCCCTGGGCCAGCTTGCCTCTGCTGCCGTGTGTCAGTAGTTTGTAGAAGAAGTCGAAGGCGGCCTTCGCGGCCTCGAAGTCGAACTCCATAGAGCCGTACTCCTTGGGATCCGCCTTCTCTATCTTGACCTTGAAGTGCCAGAGGTTAGTCCAGGCGATTGGGTCATTGGTCTGCGGGAGTACGAAGTCGTAGGTGGTGCCGGTCTCCTTCCACCAGACGTACTTGGCGAGGTCCCAATAGGGCATGCCCCTCTCCTTGTACAGCTTCGTAATCGCGATCTTGCCGAGCTCCTCCTCAGTGAGGGGCGCGGGGTCGGCGACCTTAGTCCACTTGAGGCGTTTCCAGTTGAAGTCCCCCGCCCGTATCTTATCCACGAGGCCTGCGCCGTCTACCTTGATGTCGACGGTCTGGAAGACCGCGGAGGTTGGGTAGGAGCCGGCGACCTCCAACACTCTGCTGTGGTTCCACCAAGCCGGCCTCCACCTATATGCGCCGTGTAGAAGCACCACGACGCCCTCCCTCACCCTGGGAGTGACCCACACCTTCGTCACCATGCTCGAGACCTCAAGGTCATTCAACGCCTGGATTAAGAACCTCACCCTCACCGCGTCGCCGGTCTTGAGGCCCAGCAGCTGGGCGTCTATGGGGTTCATCCAGAGGTAGAGCGAGGGCCACAGCTCGAAGGAGTACCACATCTGCTGCACGCGGGAGTTCTCGCCTTGGTACAGGAAGCGGGAGTTGGCGACGAAGTCGAACTCGCCCTTCCTCGGGTCGACGCCGGTGGTTAAGCCGGGGATCCTCGCCCAGAAGTCGTGAATCGGTATGACGAAGTGTAGCTTCGCGTTTATCAGCTTCTGTACCGTCCCCAAGTCACCTGCAATGGCCTTCTTTAGGTCCGCCTCCAATGGGATAATGGGTATAGACACCTCTCTCAGCTCCTGCTCGGCCATGGCCGGGTTGTACCACTCAAGCTTCAGAGTGTGGGTGACTGTGCCGAGGACGTTGAACCCGAGGTATATCTCGCCGTCGATTTCTACGCCGGCGATGCCCCCCGCCTTGTCGTAGGCCAGCTTCGTGATGGGGTCTACCCTAGCCACCTGCTCCCTCGGCACCTTCTTTAGGTAGGTCTTCTCGGCGTATACGTTAGTGTCGTGTATGACGAACTGGTACAGCTCCAGCGCCTCCACGGGCTCCAGGCCTTTGTCCTTTGAGAACTTGACGACGGTGGGCGAGTAGGCGTATACAGCCCAGTTGTACATATCCCACATCGTCGGCACCACCTGCTTCCTAATGTCGTTTACGAACTGCTCGTAGGTGATCTTCCCGTCGTAGAGGTCCCTAATCAGCTTCTCGGGCAACTGCTCGGGCGGAATGCCGAGCTGCGCCGCGTAGCGCTTGCCTCTGTTGACATCGATTAGGAAGGCCAGCCTGTCGGCGAGGCTGGGTATCTTCACCTTGGCCCCCAGGTAGTCCACCTCCTTATCCCTTAGCAGATCCTCCACTGGCTTCCCGTTTTTCTTAGCCATAAGCACAGTCTTCGCTATGGTTCTCCAGGCCAGCTCCAGATACCACTCCTCCGGCGAGATGACGTCGCCAAGGCCTATCTGCTGGTGGGCCTCAAGCGCAGATCTGTGCGGGTCCTTCGGCCTCCAGCCCATCCTCATCAAGAATATGACGTAGGAGGGCCACCGCACGCTGAACCACCTATCTGGCGCATATATGCCGGGGGCGGCCGGCTGGGGGTCGTGGCGCTCGAACCAGTGCCCCTCAGATATGCAGAGGTCTGAGAAGTAGCAGGTCTCGTTCCAGAACTGGGTCATGTGTACCTTCAGCTCCACCTTTTCTGGGTTTGCGAAGAACCTCACCCACTGGGCGCCGGCTTGATATGTGGCTGGCGGATTCACCACACGGGAAATCCATACATACACTCTGTCGGGCACCGCGAAGCCGAGGCTTCTCCAGTACTCCTGCCACTCGGGGTCGTACATCCTGAAGGGTATGGTGTTGGTGGGGTCGTAGGACCCGAAGGCGCTCTCCTCTGGCGCTATCATGTTTATGTTCCAGACGGCGGGTCCGTCTAGCTTCCTCTTCAGCACCTGGGCCGCGAGGGTGCCCTGCCACCAGTAGTACACGAAGTCGGTGTTGTGCCACGAGGCCGCGCCGGTGCCTCCCACAGTGCCGACGGCGCCTGTCAGCGCTATTAGTAAGAAGAACATCCTCGCCAGCATCCACCCGCCGTAGGTCTGGCCGGGGCCGCGCCACTGGTTTATAGACAGCGCCTTGCCCGCCGCGGCGACTTCTTTAGCTATGGCGCGTATCAAGGCGGCGGCGTTTCTGACCTCCTCCTCACTCAACGGGTCGGGCGGCGGCGTCTTGGCGTTTAGCCTCGTGACCCACGCGGCGTATTCGGGGGTGAAGTTCGCGAAGTACTCCCTTAGGAACTTCTGGAAGTAGTCCCACGCCTTGGCGTAGTCCTTTATGTAAACCACGCCGTCTTCCGTCACGCCGTATATGTCGTCGGGCGGGAGCGTCTTTATGTAGCCCATGTTGTAGAGGTGTTGCAGCAGCTTCCTATCCCTCAGGAACCAGTCCCAGTTCCACCACCTCCTGACGAACTCCCAATCCACCGCGTTTAGCTCGTTGATGAGGACGTTTGCCACAGCCGCCCACAGCCACGCCTCGGTGCCAGGCCACGGAGTCACCCAGTAGTCGGCTAGAAGCTCCGTGTGGAAGTACTTCTCCCTCACCGAGATGATCTTAGTCCCCTTTAACCTCGCCACCGCCAGCCTAGGGCCGTGGGACATTAGGAAGTGAGCAGCGTCTCCCAGGTGGCCCATGCCGTGATTGACCACCACCTTCGCCCTGTAGTAATCCGGCGAGTTGCGGTCCATGGCGATCCAGAGGTTGTTGCCTAGGCGGGCTCCAGCCGAACACAGGTTGGTGTGGCTACCGAAGGCGTGTTGTTGCTCCCAGTCTTTAACCCAGGGGTGGTGGGTGAAGTAGCCGGTCTGTAGAGGTCTGCCCTCGTGCCAGTGCAACCTCGTCGAGCCTATGGGGTTGCCCTCGACGAAGTACTCGTAGAAGGCTTTTGCGTAGTAGTCAGATACGATTTCGAGAGACTCGTCGTAGGTCACCCTAACGAAGTTGTCGTCGCCCCTGGCGCCCACCCTCTTGCCCGTCTTGGGGTCTATCTTGCTTAGTATATACACTATCCTGTCTGGGTGGGCCGCCGCGGCGGCGGCGCTCTGGCCGCGCACGCAGAGCCCCCAGTTGCTCTTGTTGAGCGGGTTGACCATTACCTTCCGCGCCAGTCTCGTGTCTTTGTCTATCCACACCACGAAGTGGCAACTCACCTCGCACCCGCCGCAGACTCCGCCGGTGGCTATGAAGTACCTCCTCTCCCTGGGCTTAGGCCACGCCTTAGCGTCGTACTCCCGCCAGTCTATCCAGTTCTCCCACCACTTCAGAGATATGGTCTTCAGCCCGTCGGGGGTGCTCACCTCGAAGGAGCCGCCCACCTCCTTCACCCCGCCAGTGGGCGGGACGCGGTATAGGGTTGGGTACCCCTTGAACTTGCCGGTGGCGCCGCTCCACCAGTTCTGGTCCTGCTCCACCTCGCTGTAGAGCTGAGCTTTTACAAAGGCGCCGGCGGCGATCCCCACCGCCATCGCCGCGGCGCTCGCCTTTAGGAAGTCTCTCCTAGAGAGGACCGCCTCCGTCATGGCCCACCCCTCTTCTTCACCTCTTCCACATACGCCTTGTGGTGCGCCATCCACCACTCAATCGGCACATAGCCTTTCGCCAACAACTGCGACTTCAGCATCGGCCAGTTGGTGGGGAAGATCGACATGATGAAGTGTATGGGGAGTGCGACGTAGAAGATGAACGCGCCGAATATGTGCAACAGCGACATGAAGCCCCTCCACCAAGGCGGTAGGATCTGCATATAGAACCACTTCTCCACCACCAGGAACAGCCCGGATACGCCCAGGAGGAGTAGCCCCAAGATGACGCCCCACACCCACATAACTTGGAACGGGTGGTAGAACGGCGTGGGCGGATACTCCTTTCTACGGCCTAGCCTGTACTCGGCGACTTCCTTAAACACGCGGAGCGCCTCGCCGAACTTCGTGATTTCCCTAAGCCCAGCCCTCTTGTCTGAGGCGGCCAGGACAATCAACACTCCTATGAGCATCAGTATTGGCCCAACCCAGTCGTGGAGTATGCTTATCAGCTGGCTGGAGGTGTGCGGCGCCGGCAGGCCTAGCGCCGCCCCAAGCCCCTCGAATATGTTGACCTCGCCGAATTTGAAGAACATGGGGAGGCCCGTTATGAAGCTGATGGTCATGCCCACGAGTAGGAACAAATGCGCAATCTGCGTAGCGGGCTTAAACCTAAGGACGTATTCCTTGCCCCCCTCGGTCTTTATCAACGGCCTCATAGCCCTAGTGCGCCGGCTTTATTAGCCCTGTCCATACCGCGCCCGCGCCGGCGATTACCAACAGCGCAATGGCCGCGTATACCAACGCCTGGCGGGTATCCCTAACTGCGTTGCTCAGCTCCGCAGTTGAGGGGTCCTTCGTCGGTCTGTACTGCTTCCAGAGCCCCAGCGCGTTTGGCTCAGGAGACCACTCGGGGTGTGCGCCGGGCTGCAGCGCAGGGTCTGCGTTTGGGTTCCAGGTGCTGAGGTCGACGACGGTGTCGACAAGAGCTCTGTTGCTGGCCTCGGCTGTGACCACTTTCTTAAACGCGCCGGCGTCTGTGTTTATGGGCCTCTCTGCTCCAAACGGCGCGAAGAAGAGCCTCGGCTTCACCACCTCCGCCACCTTGCCCACTGGCTTAATCCTCCCCTCTCTGTAGAGCTTCCCAATGAGGGAGTTGGGGTCTTCGATGTCTCCAAATATGCGGGCTCCCGTGGGACACGCCGCGACGCAGGCGGGGAGGAGGCCAGAGTAGACAAGGTGCTCGCAGAAGGTGCACTTATCCGCCTTGTTCGTACGGGGGTCTATATAGACGGCGTTGTAGGGACACGCCCTGGTGCACGCCCTACAGCCGATGCAGAGGTCCTTGTCCAGCTGGACTATGCCCGTCTCCGGGTTGTGTCTAAGAGCGCCGGTGGGGCACGAGTTGACGCAGGGTGCGTTTTCACAGTGGTTACACTGGGGCAGATGGAGTATGTAGCCAACGACGTTTGGATACTCGCCGGCGTAGTGCTCCGTTATAAACAGCCTCCATTTCCCAAGCGGTACGTCGAACTCCTGCTTACACGCCGCGACACACGCCCAGCATAGCATACAGAGGTCCTCAATCGTGGCCATCGCGAGTTTAGGCATATTCCCTTTACTGCCAAGGTCTTATATTGCAAATTTCCCAAGTCCGGTGTAGCATGGTATATAAACTAAAGATAGAAGTTTGTGGATGAGTCTCGATGAAAAGATGCAGTATGTACAGGGCTACGGTGTGCTTGTGGCGGTGAGGCAGCTGGCTAGGCTTCTCTCCGCCCCGGCTAAGGCGGGGTTCTACATCTCGGTGCCCGACGTTTTAGAGATCGCCGAGTCTCTCGGCGTGCCGGCCATGCCCCGCAACGAGCGGCAGTGGTTTTTCGAGGAGGTCATGAAGGCGGCTCTCGACATGGAGAAGCTAGACGCGTTTCTAAACGAGCTGAGCAAGCTCATAGACGAGAGGGCGAGGGAGGTGGCCACCTACGTAAACAAGTATCCAAGAGCCGGCGAGTACCTCAGGTGGAGTCTTGAGAGGGCTGAGGAGCTGAAGAAGAGGATTAGGGAGACCGCCAGGATCTACCAAGGCTTTCTAAGGCTAAAGAAAGAATACGGCGAGCCTGGCTAGGGAGGGGAGCTCCGGCTTCATATACCGCGCCGCGCCGGGGATTCCGGCTTGGCCAACCGCGTTTTTCAGCCTCTCGTAGAACTCCAGCACCTCCTCCCTCCTCGCGGCGCCCCATCTCAAGAGGAGATATGCCTCTACCGCGTGGTAAAACAGCGTCAGCTTGTCCATCGGGTCTATCCTAGAGGCTACAGAGGCGAGCGCCTTCGGCTCCGCCCCCTCGGCCAGTAGCTTCAACAACGTCTTCAGCTCCGGCCTGATGTCTAGTTTCTCCAGCTCGCCTCTGACGTCTAAGCCAGCGGCTAGGCCGGCCAGCGCCGCGATTACGTCCGCCCCCGCCTTCCTGGCGTACTCCCTAACTGCGGCGGCCTTCTTCGACGTTAGGAAGAACAAAGCCGCGGTTTGGAAGCCCCTGTATCTCCTCAGCATTTCCCGCGCCGCCTTGAACTCCCCAAGCATGATGTAGGCCCAGCCCAGGTTTAGCTTCACCACGTCTTCAAAGCTCCTCTCCAGGCGGAGAGCCGCGTGCTCATCCTCAAGGAGGCGCTTCACCTCCCTCCAGTTGCCCAGCAGAGCCTCTCTATAGGCGAGGAGGAGGTGGAGGACTCTCTTTGCCCTTATCCAGTCTTCGCCCTCCAGCTTGAAGAGCAGATCCTCAACTATCGAGAGGACGGACTCCGCCTCTCTGTACTTCCCCCGGCCCAGGAGGAGGGCTCCCAGGTTGTAGAGGGCGCTGTAGGCCTCCTCCGCCGGCGCGAGTGCGGCGGCCCTCCTGGCGAGGTATACGACGTCGGCAGTGGTGAACTCTAAATACCGCATAGCCTCGCTTAGGGCTAGAATCGCCTTCGCCTCGCCCCTCCTCCCCCCGGCCCTGCTTTCCAGAAAGTAGATAGCTAAGTCGGCGGCCACCTGCGGCGGAGCTTGGAAGAGGGCGTCGACGTATTTTGCGCTGTCTTCCAAGTATTTATTGACCCCCAGCCTCCAGAGCAACGCCTCGTAGTAGAGCCGGCGGACTGGGTCTTTTACTATCTTCAGCGCCTCCTCTAGAAGCCCCTTGGCCAGCTCCGGGTCGTACTTCACGGCAAAAAACTGAAGCCACGGCAACCTAAGCACATATGTGTCACCCCGCCTCTCGAACCACGCCCCCGGCCTAATGCCGAGTTGCCCCAGCTCCTCCTCCGAGAGGTAGCCGAGGACTGCGCCCTTTAGAAAGTCCGGCCCGAAGGACTCCACAGCTTCTAAGAACCACAGCGGCTTCAAGCCCAGCTCTTCGACGTGTTCTTTTGCGATCTTCCCAGGGTAGTTCAACTTCTCGAGGGCGGCGCAGAGGGCCTCGGGGTAGCCGCCTGTGATGTATATCAAGTCCTCGGCGGCGTCAGGCTCAGTCGCTTGGCCGAACGTTGCGAGAAACTCCAGCAGCTCCGCCTTGCTCATCGGCGGCATAACGTAGGCCCCAACCCTCCCAGCCACCTCCATCACCTCTGCAAGCGGACCTGTGGCCACCGCAAAGGCGCCGCACCTGACGGCCTTCTCAACCTCTGCAGGTGAGACTTCCACCACGGCGTAGGAGCCGCATTTTAAACCCTCGCCAACCTCCACCCCCGCGATGTTGGCTAGTCTCTTCGCCGTCGTTGAAACGCCGGATCTCCTCGGCCCTAGCAACGCGCCGGGCCTCCTCTGCTCTAGATCTGCCAGCACTGCCCGGTCAACGGGCCTGGGCCAGTAGCTACACTCCATACACCTCCCTAATCAGCTCTCTCCCAACTCCACACACAGGACACACGCCCCTCTTCTTGGGATACACCGTGCCGCAGTTGGGGCACTGCTCCACCTCGAATAGGTAGGTCTCCACGGGCTCTCCCCCCTCCACGAGCTTGATCGCGCCTTCTGGACAAGCCTCGGCGCAGAGGCCGCACTCCGCGCATTTGTAGCCGTCTACCTTTAGCATAACCTCGTCCTCGTCTACCTCAATGGCTTGTATTGGACACACGCCGGCGCATAGGAAGCATGCCGTGCACTTCTCCACGTCGATAGCCGGCCTCCTGGGGCTGACCAAGCCCAGCTCCACCGCTTTCTCTCTGTCGTAGGAGATACGCCGGGGCGGGCCCCTCTTCACCTCAAGTAAGTCGCCGCCGGCGAGCTTGGCGAGGCCCCTCCGGAGGAGCATCCTTCTGCCTACGTCGCCGCCGCGGCCTCTGATAACCCTAATTTTTAGACCCGCCTTCACCGCCTTCTCAAGCTCCTCTAGCCCCCTACCCCTGAGGCTACAGTCGTCGCATCTGGCGTCTACCGTAACCTCGCCGTATTTCTCCACCAGCCTCAGGTAGTCCTCCGCCCTTAGGCCGTTTATACAGACCCCGCCCTCTCTACAGCTGATGTAGGGCCCCAGCTGGGCTGTGAAGACGCCGGTGGGACATGCCGACATGCAGACGCCGCAACCGACGCAGAGGCTTGGCTCGGCCTTCACAAACCTCCCCTCGACGTAGAGCGCGCCCGCGGGACACACGTCAACGCATTTTCTACAGCTTGCGCCTGTCCAGAAGCCCCTGACGCACCTGCCGAAGTCAGCGTAGATTTTCATAGTCCTCAAGTAGGAACTTCACGACGAGATCCCCCACCGCCGAGTAGAAGGGCGTAGAGGCGGCCTCCCTAATGGCTATCCCGGCGAGAGGCCCCCACCTAAGTAGGTGCCGTTCTAGGAACTGGAGGGCCTCGGCGGTCTTACCCTCCTCTAGGAGTATTCCAACGAAGGCCAGCTCTAGGCCTAGGTGATCTCCGCACCGCACCCTAGCCTCCCTGAGGTCGGGCTCGTAGCCCATCTTCCTGTAGAACCTCACCACCTCGCTTGAAAGATCCGTGCATAGCAGTCCAGAGGGGTCCCTGAAGACGGACTCATAGGGGTGGACATACTGGATGAAGGTCTTTGTGTAGTCAACCCTCAGCCTGAGGTAGGCCTCTTCCCTCTTCAGCTCGCCCAACATAGCGCTTCTATAGGGCTCTGGAAGCTCGGCGGCGACCTTCTCCACCTGTGGTAGCTCGGCGGGCTCAAGCTCCTTGAGGACAAGCCTGCTTAAAAAGAAGTACATCCCGGCGCTAGACACCGTATCCAGGGCGCGGAGAAATTTGAGGCTTACTACACCTATGCGGTGTAGTAAAAACTTAAAAAACGCCGGTAGAGTAGTTCGTGGAAAATCTTCTTTCTCGATTTAGAGAGGCGTGGAAAGGCCTTATTCCCCCCCTCACGGACAACCAGAGGGCTATTTTAGAATACTGTCTTTCTAGATACCCCTCCTCCTGTAGTCCCTACGAGGTGTATAAGAATACGCCACTACAGGTATCTTCGGTCTATAAGGGATTTAGATGGCTGGTGGGCAATAGACTAGTTCTCCCGCTTTCAGTGAAATACATCGCCAACGTCAAAGCCGCCATAGCGCTTCTCTTCCACGGCAATACCTTGGCGTTGCCCTACGTGGCTAAGATATGGGGTCTGTCAGCCCCTCCTCTCTCCATCCTCGCGTGGCTTATAATCCTAGGCGCGTCGCTTTCTAAGCTCGGTTTTGATCTAAGGTCGGCCTACATTTGTTCACCCCACGGAGCCGCCGCGTACATCTCAGAGCATATCCGCGGAGGATTTAGGTCGCTTAGCGACACTCTCGGCATAGAAAAAGAGATTCTGGTGAAATCTTATGAAGCTCACCTCGAAATTATGAAGCCTTATATGTTTAGAAGAGGCAACGTAGAGATCTTCATAAGAGTTCGAAATGGGAATGTTGATATAATTGCGGCTAGATGTCCCAGGTGGAGGACGTGTTCCCACGAGTTTCCCGACGAATGTCCAGAGACGAGGAAAATCGTCTATGCTTCCGCTCCACGTTAAGGGGGCGGGGGTTAGGAACCTCCTACGCCACTTCCCGCCGCTGGCCTACCTCGTCTTGGTGGAGTTCGAGGGAGGCGACGCGTCCGACGAGGCGGAGGCCATGGGCCTGCCGCGGGAGCTGGGGAGCTACGTGAGACAAGCCGTAGAGCGGCTTGAACGGGAGCTGTTGGCCGAGGTCCTAAGCCGGCTGAGCCAAGACCAGCAGTTCCTCAACGGCCTCCACCAGTGGATCTCACAGGCCGTAATCGGGAGGGAGGAGCTGTGGGGCCCCGCATCGCTCTACATCAAGCACCTCTACTGGGAGGCTGAGGAGGGGCCCTACAGCCGCTGTATGGAGGCCGAGGAGCTCGAGGCCTACCTTGCGATGGCTCAGGGCCGGCCGGAGCAACTGAGGGCCGCCGGCCTCGTCTACTGGAGGTACGACCCAACCCTCTCGAGGCATCTCTACTGCTCCCCCCGATGGTACAGCGCCGTCTTCCAGCGGATCTCCGCCGCGGTTAGGGAGGAGCTGGGAGGTGAGGCCTACGCCTACGTAATGAGCTTTGTGGAGAGGCTCTTCTGGAACCCCAGGGGCTACGCCTACTTCAGATCCGCCGTCTTTAAAGACACGCCTGTGGTGCCCTACGACGAGTTTGTGGGCGACGCCGCGACGCTCCCCGGCGTCTTCGACGGCCGGAGGCTCAACCCCACCTACAGAGAAGCCGCCAAGAAGGCGATCTTCCAAGTGGAGCGCATAGACGCGGCGGCTCAGCTAGACGAGGAATTCGGCGTGTATGTAGACGGCGGAGAGGTGGTGGCCCCCACGGTGGAGGCTGTGGGCCACAAGATGCTGGCGAAGTACCGGGGCAAGAGGGTGGTAGCCCTCGCCAAATTCGACATAGAGATACCCAAGCTCAAGCCCAAGCTGGAGATCTACGGCGTAGAGATAAAGCCACGCCGCCACTACCTCAAAACAACAGCCCCCTCAGAACCCCCCTAAAGACGCCAACCCCACCCCCAAGAGCCGCCGCGCCCAACACGGTAGCCCAACTCGCCGAAGACCCCCCTCCACAACGCCGCCGAAAGCTCTAGCCCCCACCCTATGCGGCCACGCCCGCCACGCCAAGGCGAATC
This genomic interval carries:
- a CDS encoding TorD/DmsD family molecular chaperone produces the protein MSSAGMYFFLSRLVLKELEPAELPQVEKVAAELPEPYRSAMLGELKREEAYLRLRVDYTKTFIQYVHPYESVFRDPSGLLCTDLSSEVVRFYRKMGYEPDLREARVRCGDHLGLELAFVGILLEEGKTAEALQFLERHLLRWGPLAGIAIREAASTPFYSAVGDLVVKFLLEDYENLR